In one window of Helianthus annuus cultivar XRQ/B chromosome 17, HanXRQr2.0-SUNRISE, whole genome shotgun sequence DNA:
- the LOC110926528 gene encoding uncharacterized protein LOC110926528, translating into MDFHSLARKELQSLCKLNKIPANLTNVAMADALQSLDVVVGIEEYLNTSQSETVESAETVEVPSPKAPQTRCKTSTRQKAKPTETESLQTTVTRTTRRGSKQLPKEVEESKNDQLKTPAVSRTSRKAPVTTTRRNVSNQLNECENEPKEEGLVENRYSTRRSTRVTEKKSAAPRGKKGVEKAVKIDSLLDQGNSSAEVEDVCNTFEKLDVEVIEEEVTHESVEEAEDSGEVNSLKEDVDLEHNLNISTMKIDQVSDVKPESDGISGPSEELINLKEDLEDDLKTDQVCDLKPDSDENLVQKVDSGDDLMKEHNSVVVQEEHSECLLESGDDAADMEHEDTPCVDSEMVIDNSEYPIDELTTKEPEEMSENTVDAISTIEDHSITEEVEDNVTEDSGPTQNPLILTEVTGHPTPFKKATPFKKMSEEVEMSEEVEDKKPEFFTENTDAGSGLTQHPSENTFNVVSDDKENKVDEGKIRKKESLNDLSIRQLKKQLKALTLKSLDSNKEEAAATGTRPALQALCDNQMMASSETAN; encoded by the exons ATGGATTTCCACAGCCTAGCCAGGAAAGAGCTTCAATCACTCTGCAAGCTCAACAAGATCCCTGCTAACCTCACCAATGTCGCCATGGCCGATGCTCTCCAATCTCTCGATGTC GTTGTTGGTATTGAGGAGTATTTGAATACCTCACAGTCCGAGACGGTTGAATCAGCGGAAACGGTTGAGGTTCCTTCACCTAAGGCTCCTCAAACCCGATGCAAGACGTCCACTCGCCAAAAGGCGAAGCCAACCGAGACTGAAAGCTTGCAGACCACTGTTACCAGGACAACTCGCAGGGGAAGTAAACAATTACCCAAAGAAGTTGAAGAATCAAAGAATGACCAGTTGAAAACTCCGGCCGTTTCCAGAACCTCTAGGAAGGCTCCAGTAACTACGACTCGCCGGAATGTCAGCAACCAACTGAATGAGTGTGAAAACGAGCCGAAAGAAGAGGGTTTGGTAGAGAATAGGTATAGCACCAGGCGATCAACTAGGGTTACTGAAAAGAAGTCAGCAGCTCCAAGAGGGAAGAAGGGAGTTGAGAAGGCTGTTAAGATTGATTCTCTCTTGGATCAAG GTAACTCATCTGCGGAAGTGGAAGACGTTTGTAACACGTTTGAGAAGCTAGATGTGGAGGTTATAGAGGAAGAAGTAACACACGAGAGTGTAGAAGAAGCCGAAGATTCTGGTGAAGTTAACAGTCTAAAGGAGGATGTGGATCTAGAACACAATTTGAACATCTCAACGATGAAAATCGATCAAGTGTCTGATGTGAAACCAGAATCGGATGGCATCTCAGGCCCATCTGAAGAACTTATCAATCTAAAGGAGGACCTAGAAGATGATTTGAAAACTGATCAAGTATGTGATCTGAAACCAGACTCGGATGAGAATTTAGTGCAGAAAGTCGATTCTGGAGACGATTTAATGAAGGAACACAATTCTGTTGTGGTTCAAGAAGAACATTCTGAATGCCTTCTTGAATCAG GGGATGATGCTGCTGATATGGAACATGAAGACACTCCGTGTGTTGACTCAGAGATGGTCATTGATAACTCTGAGTACCCGATCGATGAACTAACCACAAAGGAGCCGGAAGAAATGTCTGAAAATACTG TTGATGCaatttccaccattgaggaccaTTCCATCACCGAGGAAGTTGAAGACAATGTGACTGAGGATTCCGGCCCAACTCAAAACCCATTAATCTTAACTGAAGTTACGGGCCACCCGACACCATTCAAGAAAGCTACACCCTTTAAGAAAATGTCTGAGGAAGTTGAAATGTCTGAGGAAGTTGAAGATAAGAAGCCTGAGTTCTTTACGGAAAACACTGATGCGGGCTCTGGCCTGACCCAACACCCATCCGAGAACACGTTTAACGTTGTTTCAGATGACAAAGAGAACAAAGTGGATGAAGGAAAAATTAGAAAGAAAGAGAGCTTGAATGATTTAAGTATTAGGCAGCTAAAGAAGCAATTGAAAGCATTAACATTGAAAAGCCTGGATTCTAATAAG GAGGAGGCTGCTGCTACTGGTACAAGACCTGCCCTGCAAGCATTGTGTGATAACCAGATGATGGCTTCTAGTGAGACTGCAAATTAA